The DNA sequence GCATGCATTGGTGATAGAGGTTCGCGAATAAAATTAATTATGCAAGAATTAACCGATGAAAAAATTGATGTTATAAAATGGAGTGATGATGAAAAGACATTGATCTCTAATTCTTTAAGCCCAGCAAAGGTCTTAATGGTAAATCTATTTGAAAAAGAGAAGACAGCAACGGTAATTGTCCCTGACCAGCAGCTTTCTTTGGCTATTGGAAAAGAAGGACAAAATGCCAGATTAGCTGCAAAATTAACCGGATGGAAAGTAGATATCAAAAGTGAATCAGAATATAAAGAAAAAAATGATGCTGATTTAAAAAATAACTTAGAGAAAAAACAAAGTTAATTTTAAAAAGGTATGGACTAATGATTAAAAATCAAAGGGTACCCGTTAGAACTTGCATTGGCTGCAACAGTAGAAAACCAAAAAAAGAAATGATTAGAATCATAAGAACACCGGCGGGAAAAATAGAAATAGACGTGACAGGTAAAAAATCAGGAAGAGGGGTTTATCTTTGTGCTAATGTTAAATG is a window from the Candidatus Atribacteria bacterium genome containing:
- a CDS encoding YlxR family protein encodes the protein MKNQRVPVRTCIGCNSRKPKKEMIRIIRTPAGKIEIDVTGKKSGRGVYLCANVKCMEIAFRKNSLNQSLKQDIPPQKLEELRDAFLKIII